One window from the genome of Drosophila albomicans strain 15112-1751.03 chromosome 2L, ASM965048v2, whole genome shotgun sequence encodes:
- the LOC117566249 gene encoding protein chiffon isoform X1 produces the protein MQPHLDKQSAINSKLSTTAATTTRRETPEQQHQQQPQPEPQPHSQPPQRSKVKVIKSKRPLCHFKFYLDIRDHQLTKRIESEIKALGGNLEFFLNDSITHFITDKERSTTSSAVAAVVAPNSRSHSQHQQRPATPLTPATPNTPQSQASATIGNEDGCCSTSYPRKVRQTRADAILSRVREAQQQSQQSPLRGAIELTHQQPPGKSLSYVVWQTEYALRFFRRIQTELRQYLQEGAVTTTTAAGTANILLKGNYIKIESIKRNHRPYYHLLKQPEEWPKIDLSSDDGAFRLQAKAKLLEQSMTRKSLGSRTSQRQQEKHKEQQTVSLPQQPQLVVLQHSALQACKKQTESPDRSHCRELKESSDKQCGVCEICKIEYDTLSIHLQSKDHELFAKNSGNFVALDTLIEVSASVKGFLQREAEQEQKEREQQQQQKIFTDMEVDELLSDSALALSLKAAINQTDADALQQTLSSGNNNNSNRQRPSPVLREKSKRITKGKHSSEKFQATTPNNSPTAAATTSNPTPAATTVSPTKKGTTTTSCNLLELHASNATTTAATPTNPTRRKTNNSVLSPPIRAMLPPSSLYKVVEASDATATPPRVRRGGVNNATTNLDSPSLIVKFQKVRQSELQRLNGEAENFMFPRSNTATTRSSSELLTDVDRQTTSDVVRGGQHSVSSSTNSTNDSTSEEQLDAALAAGAGAATTPALVQGRAAVVGRRRKGVAAAQQLLRQLSTGSTSSSNGSNNQHQQQRFPNAPIQPEMQPLKQPRQAAAATRKSSRMATAIVTAATTSSQLQLRRQRGGNKLEDRMGEQQQPQQQQPQQEQTTTNHKKLIAQQQQEEEEQMEVEIEEDVEEMMMSHDESSCSSGSDEDYVASSKLHKSLPATSQRAADTREERAARRLSRLTLSTSRNELQRAMPLKCGRRGKQKLNAVKNSKLNKPQLITTAAATTTTTPATPTAATSPAKKTAAAAAAAASPSSEQMFDCSKSVRLQRMRYAFETSPSAELWHHVFQRQDAGEEHYYSYYGSTRYRKLPYEMGPIPMERTKPHSCSICQQQQQQQQQQVECKPQALLQPIKLERDAETDSNQTAATTTTTTTSSMYKHKKLHLLQRYQQQQEQQQQQTQLNNIAVPIAKCDSKASTPELLERDFAPLSERGQLVERVRAASTQSSTSSTSCSQKSSSINKQLARVVDLPPRKSPREHASTLALVSCIIRQRQDSQSKTNSEAEEPPPATTTTAPPPPVAVKKPIKQELVEAVTPHKTRSQAATPVEELRFATEISETVKRMRRGQNKYDSVPTPTTPAAERSTPARCRRPANNNNSNNNNEVNMANTLSYSRRTTTATTTTTSTLLGKRKRRQLGMKTTGGRGTTSGQQQQQQSHQQLLPGIRKLPSKKGLLEYEMEGSALKALDASMQYVSPMLIAWQIDKYLELSGRDYDLHLDDEVQQLQQQQQPESNVELRDDVVQTPPPTDCFTSEFDLCDLLAGSGGSGDDDEFAVRTGCRRNSRLNLFSSYQRKRKCLKSNRTGWPRVQRRRAARSLPHNDDAPINFHELGVFDDTKQQQQRVKQEPLEMEEEQTTTTATTTTTTTTKVAEKEINKEQDDDDNDESAAHGKADGDDDDGGQSAREDVVMTPPATDVDEQLGNDDDDEEVEAEEEEAAAASDEDDDETMADSVEEQQNDEAEIEATDADVEEDEDEEEDEEQDEQEDEPEEEQDDEEEEEEEDVYEDAYGDEEVSTTTTTHEQQLTLQNLNKSRLKSKSPTTKRDSLAKTAEQSPAKEEQPLLTLQTSNGFCLNVTTSTPSTRQPRHRTPQLNGSLGSCISPSEKLGDNSDIFTVSSDGLETDMDLSNTQAGDSLEHCQHQHLTPTKHKFDISKYAPPNNGKAASSCAAEAATAAVKSLAISQFLKKETSESLSNMMNAWRRTRRKTISAVCINGTPSAHALN, from the exons ATGCAACCGCATTTGGATAAGCAAAGTGCTATCAACAGCAAActttcaacaacagcagccacaacaacaagaagggAAACTCCtgaacaacagcatcaacagcagccacaaccaGAGCCACAGCCTCACTCACAGCCACCGCAGCGCTCTAAAGTAAAGGTGATCAAGAGCAAGCGTCCACTCTGCCATTTCAAGTTCTATTTGGACATACGCGATCATCAGTTAACCAAGCGCATAGAGAGCGAAATAAAAGCGCTTGGCGGCAACCTCGAGTTCTTTCTCAACGACAGTATTACACACTTCATAACCGACAAAGAGCGAAgcacaacatcatcagcagttGCCGCTGTAGTTGCCCCAAATAGCCGCAGTCACAgtcaacatcaacaacgacCTGCAACACCTTTAACACCGGCCACACCAAATACACCGCAATCGCAAGCATCAGCAACGATCGGCAATGAGGATGGCTGCTGTAGCACTTCTTATCCACGCAAAGTTCGCCAAACGCGCGCCGACGCAATTCTAAGTCGGGTGCGCGAAGCACAACAGCAAAGTCAGCAGAGTCCATTGCGAGGTGCAATTGAATTGACGCACCAACAGCCGCCGGGCAAATCACTGTCTTACGTTGTGTGGCAAACGGAATACGCATTACGCTTCTTTCGGCGCATTCAGACCGAGTTGCGACAATATCTGCAGGAAGGTgctgtgacaacaacaacagcagcgggcACAGCGAACATACTGCTGAAGGGCAATTACATTAAGATCGAGAGCATTAAACGCAACCATCGACCGTATTATCATTTGCTGAAGCAGCCCGAGGAGTGGCCTAAAATTGATCTGAGCAGCGACGACGGCGCATTTCGTTTGCAGGCAAAAGCGAAGCTGCTGGAGCAGAGCATGACACGCAAGTCGCTCGGCTCACGGACATCGCAACGCCAACAGGAAAAGCATAAGGAGCAACAAACAGTCTCActgccacagcagccacaattGGTGGTATTGCAACACAGCGCGTTGCAAGCGTGCAAAAAGCAAACCGAGAGTCCAGATCGCTCACATTGTCGCGAACTAAAAGAGTCGAGTGATAAACAGTGTGGCGTTTGTGAGATTTGTAAAATTGAATACGATACGTTGAGCATTCATTTGCAGAGCAAGGATCACGAGTTGTTTGCCAAGAACTCGGGCAATTTTGTGGCTTTGGATACGCTCATTGAGGTGTCGGCCAGCGTAAAAGGTTTTCTGCAACGCGAAGCGGAACAAGAGCAAAAGGAGcgagaacagcagcaacagcagaagatTTTCACCGATATGGAAGTGGATGAGCTGCTTAGCGATAGCGCACTTGCTCTCAGCTTGAAGGCGGCAATCAATCAAACAGACGCCGATGCACTGCAGCAAACTCtcagcagtggcaacaataataacagcaacaggcaaCGACCATCTCCAGTGCTGCGCGAGAAATCGAAGCGCATCACCAAGGGCAAGCATTCCTCTGAAAAGTTCCAAGCAACAACGCCCAATAATtctccaacagcagcagcaacaacaagcaatcCAACGCCAGCTGCAACGACTGTTTCGCCCACAAAGAAAGGGACGACGACAACTTCTTGTAATCTGCTCGAGTTGCACGCCAGCAATGCGACAACCAccgctgccacgcccacaaatcCCACGCGTCGCAAAACTAACAATTCGGTGTTGTCGCCACCAATACGCGCCATGTTGCCGCCGTCATCGCTGTACAAAGTTGTGGAGGCCAGcgatgcaacagcaacgccaCCGCGCGTCCGTCGTGGTGGCGTTAACAATGCAACGACGAATCTGGATTCACCCTCGCTGATTGTCAAGTTCCAGAAGGTGCGACAATCGGAGCTGCAACGACTGAATGGCGAGGCCGAGAACTTTATGTTCCCCAGAAGCAACACAGCGACAACGCGAAGCAGCAGCGAGCTCCTGACGGATGTGGATCGCCAGACAACGTCGGATGTTGTGCGTGGCGGGCAACACAGCGTTTCGTCGTCGACGAACAGCACCAACGATAGCACCAGCGAGGAGCAGCTGGATGCTGCATTGGCAGCGGGAGCGGGTGCGGCAACAACGCCAGCATTGGTGCAAGGACGCGCTGCTGTTGTGGGAAGAAGACGCAAAGGTGTTGCTGCggcacagcagctgctgcgacAGCTATCGACTGGCAGCACAAGtagcagcaatggcagcaacaaccagcaccaacagcagcgcTTTCCAAACGCCCCCATCCAGCCGGAAATGCAACCGTTAAAGCAGCCGCGTCAAGCAGCGGCGGCCACAAGGAAGAGCAGTCGCATGGCCACGGCCATTGTGACGGCGGCGACGACGAGCAGTCAACTGCAGTTGCGTCGCCAGCGCGGTGGCAACAAACTGGAGGATCGGATGGgggaacaacagcaaccacaacaacaacaaccacaacaagaaCAGACTACAACAAATCACAAAAAGCTGatagcacagcaacaacaagaggaggaggagcaaaTGGAAGTGGAAATAGAGGAAGATGTGGAGGAGATGATGATGTCGCATGATGAGTCGAGCTGTTCGTCAGGAAGCGATGAGGATTATGTGGCCAGCAGCAAGTTGCACAAATCACTGCCAGCAACAAGTCAACGTGCTGCGGACACACGAGAAGAACGCGCTGCTCGACGTCTTTCGAGGCTCACGCTAAGCACGAGTCGCAACGAGTTGCAACGAGCGATGCCACTGAAATGTGGCAGACGTGGCAAACAAAAGCTGAATGCAGTCAAAAATAGCAAACTCAATAAACCACAACTAataacgacagcagcagcaaccacaacgacaacgccagcaactccaacagcagcaacaagtccAGCCAAGaaaacagctgcagctgcagcagcagcggcatcgCCCAGCAGCGAACAGATGTTTGACTGCAGCAAGAGCGTGCGTCTGCAGCGAATGCGCTATGCATTCGAGACGTCGCCGAGTGCGGAGTTGTGGCATCATGTGTTTCAGCGCCAAGATGCCGGCGAGGAGCACTATTATAGTTACTACGGTTCGACGCGTTATCGCAAGTTGCCCTACGAAATGGGTCCCATACCCATGGAGCGCACCAAGCCACACAGTTGCAGCAtctgtcagcagcagcaacaacagcagcagcagcaggttgAATGCAAGCCACAAGCGTTGTTGCAACCGATTAAGCTGGAGCGTGATGCCGAGACGGACAGCAATCAGACggcggcaacgacaacgacgacgacaacatcaTCGATGTACAAGCACAAGAAGCTGCATCTGCTGCAGCGgtatcaacagcaacaggagcaacagcaacagcagacacAACTCAACAACATTGCCGTGCCGATAGCCAAATGTGATAGCAAGGCGAGCACCCCCGAGCTGCTGGAGCGTGACTTTGCTCCGTTGAGCGAACGCGGTCAGCTGGTGGAGCGTGTGCGTGCCGCCTCCACGCAGAGCAGCACGAGCAGCACCAGCTGCAGCcaaaagagcagcagcatcaacaaacAGTTGGCGCGAGTTGTTGATCTGCCGCCACGCAAATCGCCGCGAGAACACGCCTCGACGCTGGCCTTGGTCAGTTGCATCATTCGCCAGCGGCAGGATTCACAGAGTAAAACCAACTCGGAGGCAGAGGAACCACCaccggcgacgacgacgacggcgccACCGCCGCCAGTTGCGGTAAAGAAGCCGATTAAGCAGGAATTGGTTGAAGCTGTGACGCCGCACAAGACGCGCTCGCAGGCAGCGACGCCTGTGGAGGAGCTGCGCTTTGCCACCGAGATCAGTGAGACTGTGAAGCGCATGCGTCGCGGCCAAAACAAATACGACAGCGTGCCAACGCCAACAACTCCAGCAGCGGAACGGTCGACGCCAGCGCGTTGTCGTCGTCCGgcgaacaataacaacagcaacaataacaatgaggTGAATATGGCCAACACTCTGAGTTATTCGCGACGCACaacaacggcgacgacgacgacaacctCAACGTTGTTGGGCAAGCGAAAGCGACGCCAGCTGGGCATGAAGACGACGGGCGGAAGGGGGACAACGTCgggacaacagcagcagcagcagtcgcatcAACAGTTGCTGCCGGGCATACGCAAGTTGCCGAGCAAGAAGGGATTGCTCGAGTACGAGATGGAGGGCAGCGCGTTGAAGGCTTTGGATGCCAGCATGCAGTATGTGAGTCCCATGTTGATTGCCTGGCAAATTGACAAATATCTCGAACTATCTGGCCGTGACTACGATCTGCATCTGGACGATGAggtgcaacagctgcagcaacaacagcaaccggaATCCAATGTGGAGTTGCGTGATGATGTTGTGCAGACGCCGCCACCAACAGATTGTTTCACCAGCGAATTCGATTTGTGCGATCTGCTCGCTGGCAGCGGAGGCAgcggcgatgacgatgagttTGCTGTGCGCACGGGTTGCCGGCGCAATAGTCGACTGAACTTGTTTAGCAGCTATCAGCGGAAGCGCAAGTGCCTCAAATCGAATCGCACAGGTTGGCCGCGTGTCCAGCGACGTCGTGCTGCAAGATCACTGCCCCACAATGATGATGCGCCGATCAATTTTCACGAGTTGGGAGTGTTTGATGatacaaagcagcagcagcaacgtgtCAAGCAGGAGCCGCTTGAAATGGAAGAGGAGCAGACAACAACCAcggcgacgacaacaacgacgacgacgacaaaagtGGCTGAAAAGGAGATCAACAAGGAGCAAGACGATGACGACAATGATGAGAGTGCTGCCCATGGCAAAGCtgatggcgatgatgatgatggaggGCAGAGTGCACGCGAGGATGTGGTAATGACGCCACCGGCCACCGATGTGGATGAACAGCTGGgtaacgacgacgacgacgaggaagTAGAGGCGGAAGAGGAGGAGGCCGCAGCAGCCAGCGAcgaggatgatgatgagacAATGGCCGATTCAGTGGAGGAACAGCAAAATGATGAGGCGGAAATTGAAGCCACCGATGCCGATGTCGAGGAGGATGAAGACGAAGAGGAAGATGAAGAGCAGGATGAGCAGGAGGACGAACCGGAGGAAGAGCAGGatgacgaggaggaggaggaagaggaagatGTTTATGAAGATGCCTATGGTGATGAGGAAGTgtcaacgacaacaaccactCACGAACAGCAGTTGACACTACAAAATCTCAACAAGTCGCGCCTCAAATCGAAATCGCCGACCACAAAACGTGATTCGCTTGCCAAGACTGCAGAGCAGAGCCCGGCGAAGGAGGAGCAACCGCTGTTGACCCTACAAACGAGCAATGGCTTCTGCCTGAATGTGACCACATCCACGCCGAGCACTCGACAGCCGCGTCATCGAACGCCCCAGTTGAACGGCAGTCTAGGGAGTTGCATATCGCCCAGTGAGAAACTGGGCGATAATTCGGACATCTTTACGGTGTCGTCGGATGGCCTAGAGACCGATATGGATCTGAGCAATACCCAGGCGGGCGATTCACTGGAGCATTGTCAGCATCAGCATTTGACGCCCACCAAGCACAAGTTCGACATTAGCAAATATGCGCCGCCCAACAATGGCAAGGCGGCGAGCAGTTGTGCAGCGGAGGCGGCGACGGCAGCGGTTAAATCGCTGGCCATATCGCAGTTCCTGAAAAAGGAG ACCTCCGAAAGCTTATCAAACATGATGAACGCTTGGCGACGAACTCGAAGGAAGACCATTTCAGCAGTCTGCATAAACGGGACACCGTCAGCTCACGCGCTAAACTAG